One stretch of Manis pentadactyla isolate mManPen7 chromosome 10, mManPen7.hap1, whole genome shotgun sequence DNA includes these proteins:
- the LOC130679065 gene encoding olfactory receptor 6C2-like, which yields MRNHSTLTSFIILGLTNDPQLEILVFIFMLTTYMLSIIGNLTIILLILVDSHLKTAMYFFLQNFSFLEISFTTSCVPTYLHSILSGNKAISIKACFSQIFFVVLFGATEFFLLAVMSYDRYVAICKPLHYVTIMNSRVCRNLILSCWASGLLIILPPLSLSLNLEFCDSVIDHFFCDASLILKNSCSDTWFIEQLVLLCAVLTFIMTLMCVVLSYIYIIRMILRLPSVQQRKKAFSTCSSHVVVVSITYGSCIVIYIKPSAKDETAINKVVSLLASSVAPLLNPFIYTLKNKQVKQSFHGCIKRFAFHLKK from the coding sequence ATGAGAAACCATTCAACATTAACAAGCTTCATCATACTGGGACTGACAAATGACCCACAACTGGAGATTTTGGTCTTTATCTTCATGCTTACTACATATATGTTAAGTATAATTGGGAATCTGACCATAATTTTGCTCATCTTGGTggattctcatttaaaaacagctatgtatttttttcttcaaaatttctctttcttagaaatctcattcacaaCATCCTGTGTCCCCACATACCTGCACAGCATATTAAGTGGGAACAAGGCCATCAGCATCAAAGCCTGCTTCAgtcaaattttttttgttgtcctctttggagcAACGGAATTTTTTCTGTTAgctgtgatgtcctatgaccgctatgtggccatctgcaaacccctgcattacgtGACCATCATGAACAGCAGAGTCTGCAGGAACCTCATCCTCAGTTGTTGGGCATCTGGCTTATTGATCATCCTTCCACCCCTTTCTTTGAGCCTTaatctggaattctgtgactctgtTATTGACCATTTTTTCTGTGATGCTTCTCTAATACTGAAGAATTCCtgctcagatacatggttcaTAGAGCAGCTGGTTTTACTCTGTGCTGTGTTGACCTTCATAATGACCCTTatgtgtgtggttctgtcctacatATACATTATTAGGATGATTCTAAGATTACCATCTGTCCAGCAAAGGAAAAAGGCCTTTTCTACCTGTTCTTCCCATGTGGTTGtagtttccatcacctatggcagctgcattgTTATTTACATCAAACCTTCAGCTAAGGATGAAACGGCCATTAATAAGGTAGTTTCTTTGCTCGCTTCATCTGTTGCCCCTTTGTTGAACCCCTTCATTTACACCCTGAAAAATAAGCAagtaaagcagtctttccatgGTTGTATCAAAAGATTTGCATTTCATTTAAAGAAGTAG